A segment of the Aureliella helgolandensis genome:
CATTCATCCACAGTTGTGGTTGAGCTCCCAGGGAACCACTGGGGTTGTTGTGCCCCTCGCTGATATTGCGGACTTTGAATTCAACCTTTAGATCGCGTCCCAACCTGGGCTCTTCGCGAAAGAATGGGCCTTCCACCTTCGAGCCTGCTTCCATGACGGCGATGGAGGATTCCTTTTTGATTTGCAGCAGTTCGAAATTGTCATCGAGAATCTTGCGCGCATCGCGTCGTTCGTCGACGGTATCCCATGGTGCGGGGAACGCTATCTGGAGTTGTTCTTCTTTGAGGCGTTTTTCGAATTCTTTCGTTCCCCAACCCGCGCGCCAATCAAAACTCATCCATTGATCGAGATCCCAGCGGAGCGCCTTTTCGTTGTGCGGGAAAATGCCGGGATGGGCAATGGAATTACTAGGTCCAAAAAACATGTGATTAGAATGCTTGCGAGCGGGATTAACGTTCTTGCCATTGACGACCGCGGCGGGCCCGGTGCTATAGCCAAACGGTTTTCCAGGCACTGTCCCCATGTGGCAATCCTGGCAACTCACACCCTTTTTGCAAGCTGGGCCTGCTCGATACTGTGACCAAACAACCTCCAAGGCGATTCCGGGATGCACTGCCACTTGATGACACGATTGGCAGAAGCCGCTCTGATCCAACTGTTCGAATTCGATGCCTCGCAAGTGAATTTGCTGTCCTGGCCCCTTGTCGTTTGGATCGACTTTGATCTTAAAGTTGTCCTTTTCTGCAATGGCTTTTGCTACGCCATCACCACCGATACTGGCACTGTAGACCGGTGCCTGAATGGGGCCGGGCTCGATGCGGCGTTCTCCATTCACACGTCCGTAAGCTTCTTTGACGCGGTGACAGGCTACACAGGTGATCCCTTCTCGATACACGTAGGGCGCATCGACAATCGACTCTTGGCGAGGGTAATTCAGTTGGGTTGCCACCGGTGCATGACAGCGCATGCAAAAGGTCCCAATCGTACCTTGGCTGAGTTGAGTAATCGCCTGTTCAAATTTCTGAAACATGGGAGAGATTGCGGCATAGGCGTGGGCACTCACTCGCCATTCGTCATAGATCTTTTGGTGGCACTTGGCGCACGTGACCGCCGAGGGGTAGCAATTCTCAGCGAATACCTCTGCGTGCGGATCTTCTCCATCGGCAAGTCCCGTGCGGGAGGGAGCATCCGTGCCATGTCCTGCACCGGGAATGGCCGATGGTGCGCTTGGGCCGATAGACTCCAGGGGGCCTGG
Coding sequences within it:
- a CDS encoding multiheme c-type cytochrome; translated protein: MAARRTRKPVQIRRFSAGMRSANRPLPYRALGVFSGLFMMGLGTCVGLAVTPADSTVSGSTLPGTPTSKSSFQVQVATKPVSGEWLQLPSSAENSPANPVVEPENSTPQPRIVSLPAPAAPTAREMLRAYPAAMQQVLGAAHLSEGQSTRQAVDALLEGDLLSGDLFSSEALDRHAQPPGPLESIGPSAPSAIPGAGHGTDAPSRTGLADGEDPHAEVFAENCYPSAVTCAKCHQKIYDEWRVSAHAYAAISPMFQKFEQAITQLSQGTIGTFCMRCHAPVATQLNYPRQESIVDAPYVYREGITCVACHRVKEAYGRVNGERRIEPGPIQAPVYSASIGGDGVAKAIAEKDNFKIKVDPNDKGPGQQIHLRGIEFEQLDQSGFCQSCHQVAVHPGIALEVVWSQYRAGPACKKGVSCQDCHMGTVPGKPFGYSTGPAAVVNGKNVNPARKHSNHMFFGPSNSIAHPGIFPHNEKALRWDLDQWMSFDWRAGWGTKEFEKRLKEEQLQIAFPAPWDTVDERRDARKILDDNFELLQIKKESSIAVMEAGSKVEGPFFREEPRLGRDLKVEFKVRNISEGHNNPSGSLGAQPQLWMNVVLTGPDGEWLWESGYLDGNGDLANQHSLQVRKGIIPSDFQLFNLQTQFMITGVKGTDREMYLPVNVDFDQLPFLRPANIPVSVMNHPPFIRMEQKSIPPLGHKMARYKIPGHLLCKKGTYRLSARMRSRMEPIYFMRFCNATPEMERRMLEQTIDLHPQTIEFTLR